A DNA window from Niabella yanshanensis contains the following coding sequences:
- a CDS encoding FtsW/RodA/SpoVE family cell cycle protein, whose product MKKKQKIELYARNIERLLLAFVTLIMAVMAFSYYNHIKKELQQAEQGYVNGTVINITAPLEVEKLKRIFTKGGYFTDARYINFIAGNLKQKVDEQQHLPNLGALNKVPMLQDAASFLQSGSESGKLRFINSLANLGVDSALYEQEKTAPQKYPSQVKAGVTETGVSIGGTIQLNVKEDTRVGGVLVRLTRIYPEAYFDTLPGDASSIPTEFYARTDGDGDYEFTNLDPDGNYSVTAIKPGFNFGPAKGTAEIGSDRIYDFTGKPHQLRLLDKVEYRQIKNDKVLTVRTPETFQKEFFTYVILFVLGFWVLHTALYLKNYRSDQFILPLIMFITGIGIMVLYSVQDPLRDEVYGTGMAKYIALVLLLFAVLAFVFKSNPVNRFYHSKWFDPVYNWFPFTNKLKDPRGFTWLLLSIGLMLLLAMFGTGPEGSGVKVNLFGFQVSELSKYFMVVFFAAYFTVNAGYFRNIPDNRWLTKNNLLMLGLFLFLLAIYAVLGDLGPAVVLCLTFLFFYSFAKNEFFEMMVTAALFGVLLIFTGKFLNTPEHNYLPWLALLACGGTLAYAFIKKKHESVFFMVLIMSSFILLATLPFKFTQRLADRNGMFANIWENQLVGGDQVAQGVWSLNTGGITGQGLGKGFSNVMPAHHTDMILQSIGEELGTITLIALFFALGLLMYRCILAARRTGKPFMFYMMSGIAMATMLQFMLIAAGTLGLLPLTGISVPFLSKGNAGVIVTLIAFLLVLIMSNEKGDAIEMEYVKKHFDNVNAYAILTFFTVVLIFTGSLIWYQAKSNEYIVKPALVLNRQGAWQYSYNPRIGLMLREIKAGDIFDKNGVLLATSAKSTFQKNKTKLVNLGANTSLYNEQLSREQDRYYPFGSDLLFWLGDYNKEIAREESAGYAAEFRHFTALRGFEVRYTTVARTTNRYKENKFLPETTADNELALYDYRALAPFIKAGKESALIAAQNNKQKDIWLSIDVLMNEKINAIIQSQAPYKNFRTSVVAINSKTGDVLSSASNPSPSYKDQKLISNIEPDDYRNIYKQIFNDRTVVPQDLGITYTSRPGSTVKIVDAYAAFNQYGLGAANFSFFVYPAEVIRADEPSNENVDMRKAIVRSSNVYFIKLANEKKLQPSLFEMYDILGMNIINRGGFNFSKPLDYNREASFKAWDDFLDKGRGIYNTKSARLMHTRKRFQSNYSNIAWGQGELMATPLHLAKMSGGIANKDSLQPSRFLYKAWNKPLQLEPAVALAKNAGTAGIISGFLKEQSAKIAAATGLEVYGKTGSPERDKLIRVKDQTIRKRITDAWYTFYVPSPKLGAPVAFAIRIEEIGNSEHAKQLAIDMLKQLKAAGYF is encoded by the coding sequence ATGAAGAAAAAACAAAAGATTGAATTATACGCCCGTAATATAGAGCGTTTATTATTGGCTTTTGTAACGCTGATAATGGCAGTGATGGCGTTTAGTTATTATAACCATATCAAAAAAGAGTTGCAGCAGGCGGAGCAGGGATATGTCAACGGCACCGTTATTAATATAACAGCGCCACTAGAAGTAGAAAAACTGAAAAGAATATTTACAAAAGGAGGTTATTTTACTGATGCGCGCTATATCAATTTTATAGCCGGTAATCTGAAACAAAAAGTTGATGAACAGCAGCATCTGCCTAACCTGGGCGCCTTGAATAAAGTCCCTATGTTACAGGATGCTGCTTCATTTTTACAAAGCGGAAGCGAATCGGGTAAGCTCAGGTTTATTAATTCATTGGCAAATTTGGGTGTAGACTCAGCATTGTATGAGCAGGAGAAAACAGCTCCTCAAAAATACCCTTCTCAAGTTAAAGCCGGTGTCACTGAAACCGGTGTATCCATAGGCGGCACCATTCAATTAAATGTAAAAGAAGATACAAGGGTGGGTGGGGTATTGGTAAGGCTTACCCGTATTTACCCGGAAGCCTATTTTGATACTTTGCCCGGAGACGCCTCCTCTATACCAACAGAGTTTTACGCGCGCACTGATGGCGACGGGGACTATGAATTTACCAACCTGGATCCCGACGGAAATTACAGCGTAACTGCTATAAAGCCGGGCTTTAATTTCGGGCCTGCAAAAGGAACTGCGGAAATTGGTTCAGACCGGATCTATGATTTTACGGGGAAGCCGCATCAGCTCAGGCTTTTGGATAAAGTAGAGTACCGGCAGATAAAAAATGACAAAGTACTTACCGTAAGAACGCCGGAGACGTTTCAGAAAGAGTTCTTTACTTATGTGATTTTATTTGTATTAGGTTTCTGGGTACTTCATACAGCGTTATACCTGAAGAATTACCGCAGTGATCAGTTTATACTACCCCTGATCATGTTTATTACCGGTATTGGCATCATGGTGCTTTATAGCGTACAGGATCCTTTGCGGGATGAAGTATATGGTACAGGGATGGCTAAATACATTGCCCTGGTGTTATTGCTGTTTGCTGTATTGGCATTTGTATTTAAGTCCAACCCAGTTAACCGGTTCTACCATTCCAAATGGTTTGACCCGGTTTATAACTGGTTTCCTTTTACCAATAAGTTAAAGGATCCCCGGGGTTTTACATGGTTACTGCTATCCATTGGTTTAATGCTTTTACTGGCTATGTTCGGCACCGGACCAGAGGGAAGTGGCGTGAAAGTGAACCTTTTCGGGTTCCAGGTAAGTGAACTGTCTAAGTACTTCATGGTGGTATTCTTCGCTGCTTACTTTACAGTCAACGCCGGGTATTTCAGAAATATACCGGATAATAGATGGTTAACGAAGAATAACCTGTTGATGTTGGGCCTCTTCTTGTTTTTACTGGCTATTTACGCGGTACTGGGTGATTTGGGGCCGGCGGTGGTTTTATGTCTTACCTTTTTATTCTTTTACTCTTTTGCCAAAAATGAGTTCTTTGAAATGATGGTCACAGCGGCTTTATTTGGCGTATTGTTAATTTTCACCGGTAAATTCCTGAATACTCCTGAACATAATTATCTGCCCTGGCTGGCATTACTGGCATGCGGAGGAACTTTAGCCTATGCTTTTATTAAAAAGAAGCATGAATCGGTATTCTTCATGGTATTGATCATGTCATCATTTATCTTACTCGCTACCTTACCCTTTAAATTTACACAAAGACTGGCCGATAGAAATGGCATGTTTGCCAATATATGGGAAAATCAACTGGTGGGCGGCGACCAGGTGGCACAGGGTGTATGGTCGTTAAATACGGGGGGGATAACGGGGCAGGGACTGGGAAAAGGTTTTTCTAATGTGATGCCGGCGCATCATACCGATATGATCCTGCAAAGCATTGGTGAAGAGTTGGGAACGATCACTTTAATAGCATTGTTTTTTGCGTTAGGATTACTGATGTACCGGTGCATACTCGCGGCAAGGAGAACGGGTAAACCTTTTATGTTTTATATGATGTCGGGTATTGCTATGGCAACCATGCTACAGTTTATGCTGATTGCAGCCGGAACTTTAGGTTTATTACCGCTAACCGGAATTTCCGTTCCGTTTTTAAGTAAAGGGAATGCTGGTGTAATAGTAACATTAATAGCCTTTCTTTTGGTATTGATCATGTCAAACGAGAAAGGTGATGCAATAGAAATGGAATACGTAAAAAAACATTTTGATAATGTAAACGCCTATGCTATTCTTACCTTCTTTACAGTAGTATTGATCTTTACCGGCAGCCTGATCTGGTACCAGGCTAAATCTAATGAATATATAGTAAAACCTGCCTTGGTGCTGAACCGGCAAGGGGCCTGGCAGTATAGTTATAATCCCCGGATTGGCTTAATGCTCAGGGAAATAAAAGCGGGGGATATATTTGATAAGAACGGCGTGTTGCTGGCTACATCCGCCAAAAGCACTTTTCAAAAGAATAAAACCAAATTGGTCAATCTGGGCGCCAATACTTCGTTATACAATGAGCAGTTATCAAGGGAGCAGGATCGTTACTATCCATTTGGCTCCGATCTCCTGTTCTGGCTGGGTGATTACAACAAAGAGATAGCCCGTGAAGAAAGTGCGGGATATGCAGCTGAGTTCAGGCATTTTACAGCATTAAGGGGTTTTGAAGTTCGTTATACTACTGTAGCACGTACCACCAACCGGTATAAGGAGAACAAGTTTTTACCTGAGACTACTGCCGACAATGAGCTGGCGCTTTATGATTACCGCGCTTTGGCTCCTTTTATAAAAGCAGGCAAAGAGAGCGCCTTAATAGCAGCACAAAATAATAAACAAAAAGATATATGGCTTTCGATAGATGTATTGATGAATGAGAAGATCAATGCTATTATCCAAAGTCAGGCTCCCTATAAGAATTTCAGAACTTCAGTCGTAGCCATCAACTCAAAAACAGGCGATGTGTTATCTTCTGCTTCCAACCCTTCGCCATCCTATAAAGATCAGAAACTGATCAGCAATATAGAGCCCGACGATTACCGTAATATTTACAAGCAGATATTCAACGACAGGACGGTAGTGCCACAGGATCTGGGTATTACTTATACGTCCCGGCCTGGATCAACCGTAAAGATCGTTGATGCTTACGCAGCTTTCAACCAGTATGGATTAGGAGCGGCTAACTTTAGCTTCTTTGTTTATCCGGCAGAAGTGATCCGTGCGGACGAACCTTCCAATGAAAATGTTGATATGCGCAAAGCGATCGTTCGCTCCAGTAATGTATATTTCATTAAGCTGGCTAATGAAAAAAAACTGCAGCCTTCGCTCTTTGAAATGTATGATATATTAGGCATGAATATTATTAACCGGGGTGGATTTAATTTTAGTAAACCGCTGGATTATAATAGGGAAGCTAGTTTTAAAGCCTGGGATGATTTTTTGGATAAGGGGCGCGGTATTTATAACACTAAAAGCGCGCGTTTGATGCATACGCGTAAACGCTTTCAATCCAATTACTCCAATATTGCCTGGGGCCAGGGTGAGTTGATGGCTACTCCTTTGCACCTGGCAAAAATGAGTGGTGGAATTGCGAATAAAGATTCTTTACAACCTTCCCGGTTTTTATATAAAGCATGGAACAAGCCCTTGCAACTGGAGCCGGCAGTGGCCTTGGCCAAAAATGCAGGTACAGCCGGCATCATTTCCGGGTTCCTGAAAGAACAATCCGCTAAAATAGCGGCAGCAACGGGTTTGGAAGTATATGGTAAAACGGGCAGTCCGGAGAGGGATAAGTTAATTAGGGTAAAAGACCAGACCATCCGAAAAAGAATTACGGATGCATGGTATACTTTTTATGTTCCGTCTCCAAAATTGGGCGCTCCTGTAGCTTTTGCCATCCGTATAGAAGAAATAGGTAACTCGGAGCACGCCAAACAATTGGCAATTGACATGCTGAAACAATTAAAGGCTGCCGGATATTTTTAG
- a CDS encoding FHA domain-containing serine/threonine-protein kinase: protein MTELSTSYDILKVLGHGGFSAVFKARRKADGDIVALKQLDLTIENETEKEYRDFKEEVDILKKLDHPNIVKVYEEHILDHKPSLEMEFVDGETLETILKKEKYFSINDVLDLTEQIAGALNYCHHYYLPGNTVQHTESALLKRNAVIHNDINPKNIIRTRNGDGTYRYVLIDFGLSFTDPNAVRHSKKEEGMAEYKSPEKWSGAMVDAPSDIYSFGIVLYEALTGVVPFPVKDYKVAGDMIQLEEKHRSSAIPDMCKSRIAILSENNVEAECDIPEWLEMLVKKCLEKLPQDRFKTGRELSQFYYDGIEGKVEVPQAKEPEAEVIDIDPLAANTLISTEGAYLEVVPNFLTRPQRYALIKDNTIVGRWNDGGSEQVADFAIKTGDKFISKNHCQIIRRQLSDGRVIYQLGDAGPSKNGTFYNTERNTHRLDPHIKVYLKEGDYFWIGNTQVLFHQQ, encoded by the coding sequence ATGACCGAATTATCTACATCATACGATATATTAAAAGTTTTAGGGCATGGTGGCTTTTCTGCGGTGTTTAAAGCACGTAGAAAAGCAGATGGCGATATTGTGGCCCTGAAACAGCTAGACCTGACTATTGAAAACGAAACCGAGAAAGAATACCGGGATTTCAAGGAAGAAGTGGATATTTTAAAAAAGTTGGATCATCCCAATATTGTAAAAGTTTACGAAGAGCATATACTGGATCATAAACCTTCCCTTGAAATGGAATTTGTTGACGGCGAAACGTTGGAGACGATCCTTAAAAAAGAGAAATATTTTTCGATTAATGATGTGCTGGACCTGACAGAGCAGATAGCCGGCGCGCTAAACTACTGTCATCACTATTACCTGCCTGGCAATACGGTACAGCATACAGAGTCGGCATTACTCAAGAGAAATGCCGTAATTCATAATGATATCAATCCTAAAAATATAATCCGTACACGTAACGGAGATGGTACTTATCGTTATGTACTCATCGATTTTGGACTTTCTTTTACTGACCCCAATGCGGTAAGGCATAGTAAGAAGGAAGAGGGCATGGCTGAGTATAAGTCACCTGAAAAGTGGAGTGGCGCCATGGTCGACGCGCCTTCAGATATCTATAGTTTTGGTATCGTACTTTACGAAGCATTAACAGGTGTGGTTCCTTTTCCCGTAAAAGATTATAAGGTAGCCGGTGATATGATTCAACTGGAGGAAAAGCACCGGAGCTCTGCTATACCCGATATGTGCAAAAGCAGGATTGCTATCCTGAGCGAAAATAATGTGGAAGCCGAATGCGATATCCCCGAATGGTTGGAAATGCTGGTGAAGAAATGCCTGGAAAAATTACCTCAGGATCGTTTTAAAACGGGCCGTGAATTAAGCCAGTTTTATTATGATGGCATTGAGGGTAAAGTAGAGGTCCCGCAGGCAAAAGAGCCGGAGGCAGAAGTAATTGATATCGATCCTCTTGCTGCTAATACTTTAATTTCAACTGAGGGAGCTTACCTGGAAGTGGTGCCTAACTTTCTTACCAGGCCACAACGTTACGCTTTAATAAAAGACAATACCATAGTGGGGCGCTGGAACGACGGAGGTTCTGAGCAAGTAGCTGATTTTGCCATAAAAACCGGGGATAAGTTTATTTCAAAAAATCACTGCCAGATCATCAGAAGACAGCTCTCTGATGGTAGGGTCATTTACCAGCTGGGCGATGCAGGACCGAGCAAAAACGGCACTTTTTATAACACGGAGCGCAACACACACAGGTTGGATCCCCATATTAAAGTATATCTGAAAGAAGGGGACTATTTCTGGATAGGTAATACCCAGGTCTTATTTCATCAGCAATGA
- a CDS encoding lysylphosphatidylglycerol synthase transmembrane domain-containing protein, whose protein sequence is MAKKITTLSQYAFFLGLGVFLIWWSLKDLTTEDRLQITHALEKGRYWLIIPGILINVLSHWLRALRWRLIIQPLGYSPTRINTFFAVMIGYLANQAVPRLGEVLRCSTLTRYEKIPLDKLVGTVILERLVDTVSLLAVFLLALAIQPDLYQNILTTFFPAKEGAGSGNLLFYIGLALLVVMVLTFLWMLITKRKFSDLMAIFRKISLHIWQGFISIRALKKRWAFVFLSISIWVLYAASVYIGFLMLEETMHYGLKEALTVLCAGTLAMAATPGGIGAYAFLVQKTMTIYQLSTGLGLALGWLLWLLQVVVVLAVGGLSLVGLPLYNKNRQKLS, encoded by the coding sequence ATGGCCAAAAAAATAACTACCTTATCTCAATATGCATTCTTTTTGGGATTGGGCGTGTTTTTAATTTGGTGGTCCTTAAAAGATTTAACTACGGAAGACAGGCTGCAGATCACCCATGCGCTGGAAAAAGGCCGCTATTGGCTGATTATACCGGGCATCCTGATCAACGTGCTCAGCCATTGGTTAAGGGCCCTGCGCTGGCGGCTGATCATTCAGCCCCTGGGCTATTCTCCTACCAGGATCAATACTTTTTTTGCAGTAATGATCGGCTACCTGGCTAACCAGGCAGTGCCCCGCCTGGGCGAAGTATTGCGCTGCAGCACTTTGACCCGTTACGAAAAAATCCCGCTGGACAAACTGGTGGGTACCGTTATATTGGAAAGGCTGGTAGACACAGTCTCCCTCCTGGCCGTTTTTTTACTGGCATTGGCTATACAGCCCGATCTCTATCAAAATATCCTTACTACATTCTTTCCCGCGAAAGAGGGAGCTGGCAGCGGAAATTTATTGTTCTACATCGGCCTGGCATTGCTGGTGGTAATGGTATTAACCTTCCTGTGGATGCTGATCACCAAAAGGAAGTTCTCCGACCTCATGGCCATTTTCAGAAAAATCAGCTTGCATATCTGGCAGGGATTTATCTCGATACGCGCATTAAAGAAACGTTGGGCCTTTGTATTTTTAAGTATCTCCATATGGGTATTATATGCAGCCAGTGTGTACATTGGCTTTTTAATGCTGGAAGAGACCATGCACTATGGTCTCAAAGAAGCACTGACTGTTTTATGCGCGGGCACGCTTGCTATGGCGGCCACACCCGGCGGTATCGGAGCCTATGCTTTCCTGGTACAAAAAACCATGACTATCTACCAGTTAAGTACGGGCCTGGGCCTGGCTCTGGGCTGGCTGCTGTGGTTATTACAGGTTGTAGTGGTGCTGGCAGTGGGAGGATTAAGTTTGGTGGGGTTACCGTTATATAATAAAAACAGGCAAAAGCTGTCATAA
- the panD gene encoding aspartate 1-decarboxylase, whose protein sequence is MQIEVLKSKIHRVTLTEANLDYMGSITIDEDLMDAAGLIENEKVQVVNVNNGERLETYVIRGKRASGTICLNGPAARKGMAGDIIVIIAYAIMDFEEAKSHQPKVIFPKSGNKL, encoded by the coding sequence ATGCAAATAGAAGTTTTAAAATCCAAGATCCACCGCGTTACCCTCACTGAGGCGAACCTGGATTATATGGGCAGCATCACCATTGATGAGGACCTGATGGACGCTGCAGGTTTAATTGAGAATGAAAAAGTTCAGGTGGTAAACGTCAACAATGGCGAGCGCCTGGAAACCTATGTAATTCGTGGTAAACGGGCAAGCGGAACGATTTGCCTGAACGGCCCTGCAGCCCGTAAGGGAATGGCCGGCGATATCATCGTGATCATAGCTTATGCGATCATGGATTTTGAAGAGGCGAAATCGCATCAGCCTAAAGTTATATTCCCTAAGTCGGGCAATAAGTTATAA
- a CDS encoding LytTR family transcriptional regulator DNA-binding domain-containing protein, producing the protein MVADKQAYLVKYQLSDFEALLGPVDFIRVHRSFIVSKARVRAYTATEIEVEAGSIPIGRNFKELVFKALEGPIS; encoded by the coding sequence ATTGTAGCAGATAAGCAGGCCTACCTGGTGAAGTATCAGCTTTCAGATTTCGAAGCACTGCTCGGCCCAGTAGATTTTATAAGGGTACATCGTTCTTTTATCGTATCCAAAGCCCGTGTTAGGGCGTATACGGCCACCGAGATAGAGGTTGAGGCCGGTTCTATTCCCATTGGCAGGAACTTTAAGGAACTCGTTTTCAAAGCCCTGGAAGGCCCGATTTCTTAA
- a CDS encoding SH3 domain-containing protein, producing the protein MKKYFLLVGFVITSGWVMAQSGRLVAEKSGKGAVLVHQVQPKEGLYSISRAYGVKVADIAAANGFDKDKGLSIGQKIKIPLTAENLSKRKGKTPVYYEVSAKETLTSISSRFNKVSVKDLKSWNKISGDAIGREKSIIVGYFDGAAPAAAAEKETDQKGNTAKTGTKAMGQALVKGTNINIRKGPATDQSVVGTARQDEVLDILKKVDDEWAWVRTKDGVEGFVASQFLETIERKAEAKPTRTAAKAIGTATVSGTNINIRKGPATDQEVIGVAQQDEIVDVLKKVNSEWTSIRTKDGTEGFVASQFLVTGDKKAAAKPEAPVVVKAIGKATVSGTNINIRKGAATDQEVVGVAQQDEEVEVLKNVNSEWTSIRTKDGVEGFVASRFLQAGGKKAEPAKAVAATKTATAYGTRINIRKGPATDQEVIGMAQAEEVLTYIRKVNDEWSEVRNADGSVTGFVATRFLSFDGQPSVAAVEAEALAKSQAEANKAAEEAAAAERAVADARKREEDQKAESLVSEKITARNDAETSTPDEAGYFKADYLKMVNPNLAYEKTFASGIFKTDRGWNDGKYYLLMDNAAPGSLVKLTNPANNKVVYAKVLGKMKGIQYSEGFDIRISEAAAQKLQIGNTDKFNVTVTY; encoded by the coding sequence ATGAAGAAGTATTTTTTATTGGTAGGTTTTGTTATAACGTCTGGATGGGTAATGGCTCAAAGCGGCAGACTGGTCGCGGAAAAATCAGGTAAAGGTGCTGTGCTGGTGCATCAGGTGCAGCCTAAGGAGGGATTGTATTCGATCAGCCGGGCGTATGGTGTAAAAGTAGCTGATATAGCAGCAGCGAACGGTTTTGATAAAGACAAAGGGTTGTCGATTGGACAGAAAATAAAAATTCCTTTAACTGCCGAAAATCTTTCTAAGAGAAAAGGTAAGACGCCCGTGTATTATGAAGTGTCTGCCAAAGAAACATTAACAAGCATCAGCAGCCGTTTCAATAAGGTATCCGTAAAGGATCTGAAAAGCTGGAATAAAATTAGCGGGGATGCGATTGGCAGGGAAAAAAGTATTATTGTAGGATATTTTGATGGAGCAGCTCCTGCAGCGGCTGCTGAAAAAGAAACAGATCAAAAAGGCAACACGGCTAAGACCGGCACCAAAGCTATGGGGCAGGCGTTGGTTAAAGGAACCAACATTAATATCCGCAAAGGACCGGCCACAGATCAGTCGGTAGTAGGAACAGCCCGGCAGGATGAGGTGTTGGATATTCTTAAAAAAGTGGATGATGAGTGGGCCTGGGTTCGTACTAAAGATGGTGTAGAAGGTTTTGTGGCTTCCCAGTTTTTGGAGACAATAGAAAGGAAAGCCGAAGCTAAGCCAACACGCACCGCAGCAAAAGCTATAGGCACTGCGACGGTTTCCGGCACTAATATCAATATAAGGAAAGGCCCTGCAACAGACCAGGAAGTGATTGGCGTAGCACAGCAGGATGAAATAGTGGATGTACTTAAAAAGGTAAATAGTGAATGGACCTCCATTCGTACCAAAGACGGGACAGAAGGATTTGTGGCTTCCCAGTTTTTAGTTACAGGCGATAAAAAAGCAGCTGCTAAACCAGAAGCGCCTGTTGTTGTTAAGGCAATAGGTAAGGCTACTGTTTCCGGGACAAATATTAATATTCGCAAAGGCGCTGCTACCGACCAGGAAGTGGTGGGTGTAGCGCAGCAGGATGAAGAAGTGGAAGTGCTAAAAAATGTGAATAGCGAATGGACTTCTATTCGTACCAAAGATGGGGTAGAAGGGTTCGTTGCTTCGAGGTTTTTACAAGCCGGGGGCAAGAAGGCTGAACCGGCGAAAGCTGTTGCAGCTACCAAAACAGCCACCGCCTACGGCACCCGCATCAATATCCGTAAAGGTCCTGCTACCGACCAGGAAGTGATAGGTATGGCGCAGGCCGAAGAAGTGTTGACTTATATTCGTAAGGTAAATGACGAGTGGTCAGAAGTGCGCAATGCCGATGGCTCTGTAACTGGTTTTGTTGCAACCCGGTTCCTGTCATTTGATGGACAGCCTTCGGTAGCCGCAGTAGAAGCGGAGGCGTTGGCGAAATCCCAGGCTGAAGCCAACAAAGCAGCTGAGGAAGCAGCGGCTGCAGAAAGGGCGGTAGCAGACGCGAGGAAAAGAGAAGAAGATCAAAAAGCCGAAAGCCTGGTATCGGAAAAAATAACAGCCCGCAATGATGCTGAAACCTCTACGCCTGACGAGGCTGGTTATTTTAAAGCAGATTACCTGAAGATGGTGAATCCCAACCTGGCTTATGAAAAAACCTTTGCTTCGGGTATTTTTAAAACAGATCGTGGCTGGAATGATGGGAAATATTATTTGCTAATGGACAATGCGGCTCCTGGTAGCCTGGTAAAACTGACCAATCCGGCCAATAACAAAGTGGTGTATGCAAAGGTGCTAGGCAAAATGAAAGGTATTCAATACAGCGAGGGATTTGATATACGGATCAGCGAAGCGGCAGCTCAAAAGCTCCAGATTGGTAATACCGATAAGTTTAATGTAACGGTGACCTACTAA
- a CDS encoding ATP-binding protein, with amino-acid sequence MIERAILQSAKESLNQFRALCVTGPRQSGKTTLSRLLCPDKAYFNFESPATEHQVLKNIENFLNQNKRGAILDEVQRVPELLRYLQTVLDKSTKRGQFILTGSNNFLLQEQISQSLAGRAGYISLLPLSYAELKDAQLAEDNFLKHILNGGYPEIWQEKLKPEIWMNSYIQTYVQRDVRLLKNINNLAAFNRFLFLCANYAGQILNREELAKQVGVDTKTILSWLGVLESSYVIFLLQPWYNNLNKRILKSPKLYFHDTGLLCRLLGIPNITHLKKHNAYGALFENWIISEIKKNNTNQGLSGEMYYFRDSAGNEIDLVYEKDGQPLAIEIKAAHATNASMFSGIRYWQKNNFYHKQSMLVYGGNKTEPLNEHTSIISWRDIGDI; translated from the coding sequence ATGATTGAAAGAGCAATTTTACAATCAGCTAAAGAATCTCTAAACCAGTTCAGGGCCCTGTGTGTTACCGGACCCAGGCAAAGCGGCAAGACCACATTAAGCCGGCTTTTATGCCCCGACAAAGCTTATTTCAACTTCGAAAGTCCGGCTACCGAACATCAAGTTCTGAAGAATATTGAAAATTTTTTGAACCAAAACAAAAGGGGCGCCATACTTGATGAAGTACAACGCGTACCTGAACTACTTCGCTACCTGCAGACAGTTCTTGATAAAAGCACTAAACGGGGCCAGTTCATTTTAACCGGTTCTAATAATTTCCTGTTACAGGAACAGATATCTCAATCACTTGCCGGTCGCGCGGGCTATATCTCATTGCTGCCCTTAAGCTATGCCGAGTTAAAAGATGCCCAACTGGCCGAAGATAATTTCTTAAAACATATCCTTAACGGCGGATACCCGGAAATATGGCAGGAAAAGCTGAAACCCGAAATATGGATGAATAGCTATATACAAACTTATGTACAGCGCGACGTTCGCCTACTGAAAAACATTAATAACCTGGCGGCCTTTAACCGGTTTTTATTTTTATGTGCTAATTACGCCGGCCAGATATTGAACAGGGAAGAACTGGCTAAACAGGTGGGGGTAGACACCAAAACGATACTGTCCTGGCTCGGCGTGTTGGAAAGCAGTTACGTTATCTTTTTACTGCAACCCTGGTATAATAATTTAAATAAGCGCATATTAAAAAGCCCAAAACTCTACTTTCATGATACGGGATTATTATGCCGTTTACTGGGCATACCCAATATAACCCACCTGAAAAAACACAATGCCTATGGAGCTCTTTTTGAAAATTGGATCATCAGCGAAATAAAGAAGAACAACACTAACCAGGGGCTATCAGGCGAGATGTATTACTTTAGGGATAGTGCGGGAAATGAAATCGACCTGGTATACGAGAAAGATGGTCAGCCGCTGGCTATTGAAATAAAAGCGGCCCACGCAACTAATGCATCTATGTTTTCAGGAATTCGTTACTGGCAGAAAAATAATTTCTACCATAAGCAAAGCATGCTCGTTTACGGCGGTAATAAAACGGAACCGTTAAACGAGCATACCAGTATTATATCCTGGAGAGATATAGGCGATATCTAA